GGACACCGGCCGGTGCGGCGGACCAGGCGGCACCGGAGGAACGCGTGGCGGGCCTTGTGGCGGATACGGTCCCGGCGTACGGAACTGCGGCGGACGCACCTGCTGCGGCGGCTGTGGATAACCCGGCGCGCGTACCAGCGGACCAGGCACCGGAATGCGGCCGGTCGGAGCCGTCTGCGGCACCTGAACCGGCGAGGGCGAGGGTGACGGTGGCGCGCTCGGCGGTCCGCTCACCACCGCCGGACTCGCGACCGGCGACGGCGGATGCGCCGACGGCGGCGAGGTCTTGTGCAACGACGTCGTCGACCCCGGCGGCGGCAGCGACAGCGACTCCAGCGCATAGCGGAGCTCTTCGGCGCTCTCGTACCGGTCGTCGACGTGGCTGGCCATCGCGTGCCGCAGCACGTCCACGAACTCCACCGCGACACCGTCGATGTCGGGGATCGGCCGGTCCTGCAGCATCACGACGGTGGCCAACGACGGCGTTCCGGTGGCCGGCCACCGCGGCGGGCGGCCGGTCAGCAGCGCGTAAAGCGTCGCGCCGAGCGAGTAGACATCGGCGGCCGCGGTCGGATGCCGGTCGGCCTTGAAGACCTCCGGCGCCGAGTACGCCGGGGTCAGCGCGTCGAGTGCCAACGACGTGTAGCGCTGCGAGTGCAGCATCGACGCCAACCCGAAGTCGGCCAGTCCCGGCTCGCCGAACGCGCGGATCAGGATGTTGCCCGGTTTCACGTCGCGGTGCAGGATGCCGGCGCTGTGTGCGGCCGACAGGGCGCGCGCGATCTTGACACCGACATCACGTACGCGCCGCTCCTCCAGCGGCCCCTGGCGCTTCAGCAACGCGGCGAAGGAACCGCCGGTGCACAGCTCCATGACCAAGTACGGGTGGTGGTCGCCGGTCACGCCGGCGTCGTACACCGGCACGATGTGCGGATGCGCGGACAGCCGGCCGGCCGCCTGCGCCTCGCGGAGGAACCGCCGCCGGTCGCGCTCGTCGTCGACCGACCGCGTGTCGATCTTCAGCGCGACCTCACGGCCGATCGAGGTCTGGGTGGCGACGTAGACCGTCGCGTATCCCCCGCGGGCCAGCACCCGAAGGTTGCTGTAGCCGGGAACCGGCGAGATCGGGACCCGGCCGGTCGGTCCGGTCACTCCTGCAACCAGGGAAGCGGCTCGTCCGGATCAAGCTCGAGCCCGCGGTCGCGCAGGGCGCCGCCGATGCTGCGCAGGATGCTGCCGTTGATCAGGTCGGCGATGCCCTGCCGGTCCATCGTCCGGTGCTCCAGCCACCAGTTGCCGACCGACTCGACGAAGCCGACCACCCCGAAGGCCATCGCGTCGACCAGCTCGTCGTCGGTGCCTTCGTGCCGCAGGAAGCGGTGGAACATCGTCGCGATGTGGGTGGCGAGCGCACTCTTCATGTTGTCGACGACGTCCGCGCCGGTCCTGGTGAACGCCGCGTACTGCACGACGAAACGATACAGATGCGGGTGTTTTTCCAGGAACTGCAGGTAGGTGTCCACGGTCTGGCTGACCAGCTCGCGGGCCGACCCGACCTCGGACAACCGCGCGGTCAGCTGCTCGACCAGCATGCGTACGGCCCGCTCGGAGATCGCGCGGTGCAGGTCCTGCTTGTCCTTGAAGTGCCGATAGAGGATCGGCCGCGCCACTCCGGCGAGGTCGGCGATCTGCGCCGTCGACGCGTCCGGACCGAACTCCTCGACCGCTGAGGTCGCCACCTCGACGAACTCGGCGCGCCGCTGAGCCCGGTGGTTGTCCCAGCGGGACCGGCGACCATCCACCCGGCCACCGGTTTTGCGCTCGACCGTACCCGCCATCAACCCACCATAACGAAGGGGACAATGACTCCGCTTCGATAAGGTCCTATCAATGGATTCCATGACGGTGGCGCAGAAGGTCGGACAGCTTTTCGTGGCGCCAGTTGGCCGGCACTCGCCGACCGCGCTCCGGTTGCCGCCTGACCAGCGCAGCGGCGCGGTGCACGTCGACACGGTGGCCGCGACCTGCGAGTTGGTCGAGCGGTACGGCCTCGGCGGCGTCTGCTATTTCCCCTCGCGGGCCGGCGGCGACGACCTCGACACGGTCGCCGAGCTGACCCGCGCCGTCCAGCACGCCGCCGACGTGCCGCTCCTGGTCGCGACCGACCAGGAAGGCGGCACGGTCGCGCGGCTTCGCGTGCCGGAGCTGGCGGTGCCCGGTGCGATGGCGCTGGCCGCGACCGGTGACACCGGCGCGGCGCGAGAGGCGGCGCGGATCATCGCCTCGGCGCTGCGTTCCCTGGGAATCAACCAGAACTACGCGCCGGTCGCGGACGTCAACGTCGATCCGGCCAACCCGGTCATCGGCGTACGGTCCTTCGGCTCCGACCCGCAGGCGGTGGCCGCGTATGTGACCGCGCAGGTGCAGGGCTACCAGGAGTCCGGTGTCGCCGCGACGGTGAAGCATTTTCCCGGCCACGGCGACACTTCCGCGGACAGCCACGTCGGCCTGCCGGTCGTCTCGCACGACCACGACCGCTGGCGCGAGGTCGACGCACCGCCGTTCCGGGCCGCGATCGCCGCCGGCGTCGAGGCGGTGATGACCGCTCACCTGGCCATGCCGGCGCTGGACCCGTCCGGCGAACCGGCCACCATGTCACCGGCGATTCTCGGTGGCCTGCTGCGAAAAGAGCTCGGTTTCGACGGCATCGTCGTCACCGACGCGCTGGACATGGCCGGTGCTCGCGAGCGCCACGGCGACGCGGAGGCGGCCGTACGAGCGTTGCTCGCCGGCGCCGACCAGCTGCTGATGCCGGCCGATCTGGAGGTCGCCGTGGCGGCGGTCATCGAGGCGGTGGAGTCCGGCCGCGTGTCGATGGAACGGCTCGACGAGTCCGTACGGCGTGTGCTGACTCTCAAACGAAAACTCGGACTCTTCGACGGCCTGCATTACGAGGTCGACAGTCCGACGCATCCCGGCGGCGCGCTGCGACTCGCGCTCGCCGGTGTCACGACCGTCGGAGATTTCCAGCCACTCAACGGATCCGTCGCACTGGTCGGCTGTCTCGGCACCGGTGCCGACGCGTTGTCGGGCGCACTCGGCGCGACCAAGACGGTCGACACCGGCAGCGATCCAGACGCGGAAACCGTTACCGCCGCTGCGCAAGCCGCGAGCGGCTGCGACCGCGCCGTCGTCGTCACCCGGTCGGCGTGGCGGTGGCCGGGCCAGAAAGCGTTGCTGGACGCGATAAACGTGCCGTTCGTCGGCGTCGCCATCCGCGAGCCGTACGACGCCGGTCTCGCCTCGCGCGCGCGGAGCTGGGTCCTCAGCTATGGCGACGACGCGCTGGCGATCGAGGCACTGGGATGGGTCCTGACCGGCCACGCCACCGCCGGTGGCCGGCTGCCGGTCGACCTGCCGTGAGCGTACGGACCGGCATCGAGCGGCTGTGTGCTCAGCCGGACCTGCTGGCTGGTCCGGTCGGCCTGGTCACCAACCACACCGGCGTTTTGCCAGACCTGACACCAGGTGCGGTCGCCGCTTTGCGCGCAGGCGTACCACTGACCGCGCTTTTCGGTCCGGAGCATGGCATCGGTGGCACCGCGCAAGCCGGAGACAGCGAGGACGCCGACCGCGATCCGGTCACCGGACTGCCGGTTTTCGACACGTACAAACACAAAGGCGAGGCACTCGAGGCGATGCTGGCCGCGTCCGGCGTACGCACGCTGGCCGTCGACCTGCAGGACATCGGCGCACGGTTCTACACCTACGTGTGGACGCTGCACGACCTTATGGCCGCCGCCGCTCGCGTCGGGATCGCTGTCGCCGTGCTCGATCGCCCCAATCCGATCGGCGGATTGCTTGCCGAGGGACCGTTTCTCCAGCCGGGTTGGGAGAGTTTCGTCGGCCGTACGGCGATCCCGATCCGGCACGGACTCACCTATGGCGAACTGGCACGGACGTTCCCGATCCCGGACGTGGATCTCACCGTCGTCGAGATGACCGGCTGGCGCCGCGGCACTGTCCACAGTGGACAGCCGTGGGTCTTTCCGTCGCCGAACATGCCGACGCCGGACACGGCGCTGGTCTATCCGGGGACCGGCCTGTTCGAAGGCACCAACCTGTCCGAGGGACGCGGCACCACGCGGCCGTTCGAGATCGTCGGCGCTCCGTACGTCGACGCCGGTCTGGCGCCGGCGCTCAACGCCCTGGAGTTGCCGGGCGTACGGTTTCGTGCCCTGTCGTTTGTCCCAACATTCGGGAAACACGCCGGAGAGGCGATTTCCGGCGTACAACTGCACGTCACCGACCGGCAGGCGTTCCGGCCGGTGCGTACGGCGGTCGCGATGATCGCCGAGATCCGCGAGCGCTATCCGGACGACTTCGGCTGGCGGCCGGCCGCATCCGGCCGCCGGCACATGATCGACCTGCTGTGGGGAAGTCCTATCCTGCGTGAGTCGGCGGCATCGGTCGACGAGCTGGTCGGGACGGTCGACTCGCCGCGATGGGCCGAGTCGTTTCTGCTGTATCCGGAGGAATAGTTGAGCCGCACGGTGCTCGCGGTCGGCGCGCATATCGGCGACATGGATCTGGCGGCCGGGCCGATGCTCGCGCAGCACGTGCTCGACGGTGGTCGTGCCGTGCTGCTCGCGCTGACGCCAGGCGAACGCGGACATCCGAAGATGTCGCCGGCCGACTACAAGATCCAGAAGATTTTCGAAGGCCGCCGGTTCGCGGCCGCGATTGGCGCCGACTTCCAGGTCTTCGACGACCAGTCGGACGGGTTTCTCGGTCTCGACGACGAGATCTGCCTGCGTGTCGCCGACGTGATCAGGGACGTGCGCGCCGACGTGGTGATCGCGCACTGGCCGCGCTCGATCCATTCCGACCACGAGAACGCGTCGCGGATCGCCGAGCGGGCTCGCTTTCTGGCCGGCCTGCCCGGCGTCGAACGCGAGCAGCCGCGGCATCCGGTCGGATCGCTGCTCTACGCGGAAAACTGGGAGGACGCGGAGGGGTTCGCACCGACCGAATACCGGCTGGTGAGCCCGGAGGCCAAGCAGAGGTGGGCCGCCGCCATGGAGGGTCAGGCATTCGCGCGCGGTGAGACGTACGGCTTTCGTTACAACGATTACTATGCCGCTCAGCTGCGAATGCGCGGCTGCCTGGCCGGCACGGATTTCGCCTGTGCGGTGGCATCCGCGGACGGTCACCGACGGCTGGTCGAGAAGTTCTGAGATTTACGAACCATGTTCGGCGACGACTTACGCACCTCTTTACGTAAATCGTTGACATCAGTAATGACGCATCCGTAATCTCGCCACACGGACATCCGACGTCCGGAAGGCGGAGAATGGCGGAAATCTGTTACCGGTCGTTTCGATCGTCCGATGTGGACACCATCGTGGCGGCCTGGAACGAGAGTCTCCGGCCGGATCCGGTCGACCGCGAGTGGTTCGTCGAGTACGTGCTGCTGGACGAAAACTTCGATCCGGCCGGCCTGTGCGTGGCCGAGGCGGACGGCGAGCTCCTCGGCTGCGCCTACGCCGTACGGCGGCTGACGCCGGCCAGCGGCACCGATCTGCAGCCAGAGCTGGGCTGGATCCCGTTCGTTTTCGTTGTGCCACAGGCGCAACGCAGTGGTGTCGGCCGCGCACTGCTGCGGAAGGCCCTCGACTTCCTGCACGCGGCTGGCCGGACGACCGTCGACTTCGGTTGCTACACACCAAACTACTTCGTGCCGGGCCTGGACGCCGAGGCGTATCCGGCCGGCCTCGCATTCCTGCGGGCGGCTGGTTTCGCCGTACGCGGCGCACCGGTCGCGATGGACCGGTCACTGGTCGGCTATGTCATGCCGGACGAGGTCGCCGATCTGCGGCGTATCCGCACGGCCGAGGGTTTTCGCTTTGGTCATCCGGAAGCCGGCGACATCCCCGACCTGCTGGCCTTTGCCGGTCGGGGTTTCGCACCTGACTGGGCCGAAGCGATCCGTGCGTCGCTGCTGCGCGGCGACCTCGGCTTTGGTCTGCGGCGCATTCACCTCGCCTGGCGGCGGGAGGAGATCGTCGGTTTCGCGATGCACGCGGCCTATCGCGGGATCCCGGACCGGTTCGGACCGTTCGGCGTCGCCGGCGACCTGCGCGGCACCGGACTGGGGAAGATCCTGCTGCACCAGACGCTGACCGCGATGCGCGCAGAAGGCCTGCACTCGGCCTGGTTTCTGTGGACCGGCGAGGAAAGCCCGGCCGGGCGGCTCTACAAACAGGCCGGTTTCGCGGTCACCAGGCGGTTCCAGCTCATGCGCCACGTGTTGTAAGGAGAGTCCATGCGATCGAAGGCAGCCGCCGTCTGCGCCGCGGTCATCGCCGCGACTTCGTTGACCGCGTGCGGTGGCGGGCAGGGGTCCGGCACGAAGGACACGCTGGTGGTGATGGCCGACTCGGCGGCCAGCTACCAGCGGCTGTTCAACCCGTTTTCCACCTCTGTCAACAAAGGCGCGCAAGGCCTGATCTACGAGCCGTTGATCGCGTACACGCCGATGCGACCGGGCCAGGGCATTCCGTGGCTGGCCACCTCGCAGCAATGGTCGGACGGCGGCCGCGAACTGACCCTCGGCATCCGCGAGGGCGTGCGGTGGTCGGACGGAAAACCGTTCTCCAGCAAGGATGTCGCCTTCACCTTCGATATGCTGCGGAAAAACCCGGCGCTGAACATCTCCAACATCGCCACCACCTCGGCGACAGCGCCGGATCCGAAGACGGTGGTGCTGAGCTTTCCGCAGCCGGCGTACGCGCAGGCGGTCAAGATCGGCGGCATCACGCCGGTGCCGGAGCATGTCTATGCCGGCAAGAACCCGCTGACCTTCGCCGATCCCAACCCGGTCGGCACCGGACCGTACACATTGGACACTTTCTCGACCCAGGTCTACACCTTCAAGGCCAACCCGAAATACTGGCAGAAGGACAAGATCAAGGTCCAGCGCATCCAGTATCCGGCGGTGTCCGCGAACAGCTTCACCAGCCTGCTCGGCCAGGGTCGGCTGGACTGGGCCGGCGGCTTCGTCGCGCACG
The Fodinicola acaciae DNA segment above includes these coding regions:
- a CDS encoding serine/threonine-protein kinase, with product MTGPTGRVPISPVPGYSNLRVLARGGYATVYVATQTSIGREVALKIDTRSVDDERDRRRFLREAQAAGRLSAHPHIVPVYDAGVTGDHHPYLVMELCTGGSFAALLKRQGPLEERRVRDVGVKIARALSAAHSAGILHRDVKPGNILIRAFGEPGLADFGLASMLHSQRYTSLALDALTPAYSAPEVFKADRHPTAAADVYSLGATLYALLTGRPPRWPATGTPSLATVVMLQDRPIPDIDGVAVEFVDVLRHAMASHVDDRYESAEELRYALESLSLPPPGSTTSLHKTSPPSAHPPSPVASPAVVSGPPSAPPSPSPSPVQVPQTAPTGRIPVPGPLVRAPGYPQPPQQVRPPQFRTPGPYPPQGPPRVPPVPPGPPHRPVSAGGRPGGYPAPPPPVGPPSQPYSVTAHPAPPPPAQSESFLDRFSNGQLILITAGIVVAAGIIVGAIVTAVLIVNN
- a CDS encoding TetR/AcrR family transcriptional regulator, whose protein sequence is MAGTVERKTGGRVDGRRSRWDNHRAQRRAEFVEVATSAVEEFGPDASTAQIADLAGVARPILYRHFKDKQDLHRAISERAVRMLVEQLTARLSEVGSARELVSQTVDTYLQFLEKHPHLYRFVVQYAAFTRTGADVVDNMKSALATHIATMFHRFLRHEGTDDELVDAMAFGVVGFVESVGNWWLEHRTMDRQGIADLINGSILRSIGGALRDRGLELDPDEPLPWLQE
- a CDS encoding glycoside hydrolase family 3 protein; protein product: MDSMTVAQKVGQLFVAPVGRHSPTALRLPPDQRSGAVHVDTVAATCELVERYGLGGVCYFPSRAGGDDLDTVAELTRAVQHAADVPLLVATDQEGGTVARLRVPELAVPGAMALAATGDTGAAREAARIIASALRSLGINQNYAPVADVNVDPANPVIGVRSFGSDPQAVAAYVTAQVQGYQESGVAATVKHFPGHGDTSADSHVGLPVVSHDHDRWREVDAPPFRAAIAAGVEAVMTAHLAMPALDPSGEPATMSPAILGGLLRKELGFDGIVVTDALDMAGARERHGDAEAAVRALLAGADQLLMPADLEVAVAAVIEAVESGRVSMERLDESVRRVLTLKRKLGLFDGLHYEVDSPTHPGGALRLALAGVTTVGDFQPLNGSVALVGCLGTGADALSGALGATKTVDTGSDPDAETVTAAAQAASGCDRAVVVTRSAWRWPGQKALLDAINVPFVGVAIREPYDAGLASRARSWVLSYGDDALAIEALGWVLTGHATAGGRLPVDLP
- a CDS encoding exo-beta-N-acetylmuramidase NamZ family protein, whose translation is MSVRTGIERLCAQPDLLAGPVGLVTNHTGVLPDLTPGAVAALRAGVPLTALFGPEHGIGGTAQAGDSEDADRDPVTGLPVFDTYKHKGEALEAMLAASGVRTLAVDLQDIGARFYTYVWTLHDLMAAAARVGIAVAVLDRPNPIGGLLAEGPFLQPGWESFVGRTAIPIRHGLTYGELARTFPIPDVDLTVVEMTGWRRGTVHSGQPWVFPSPNMPTPDTALVYPGTGLFEGTNLSEGRGTTRPFEIVGAPYVDAGLAPALNALELPGVRFRALSFVPTFGKHAGEAISGVQLHVTDRQAFRPVRTAVAMIAEIRERYPDDFGWRPAASGRRHMIDLLWGSPILRESAASVDELVGTVDSPRWAESFLLYPEE
- a CDS encoding PIG-L deacetylase family protein; the protein is MSRTVLAVGAHIGDMDLAAGPMLAQHVLDGGRAVLLALTPGERGHPKMSPADYKIQKIFEGRRFAAAIGADFQVFDDQSDGFLGLDDEICLRVADVIRDVRADVVIAHWPRSIHSDHENASRIAERARFLAGLPGVEREQPRHPVGSLLYAENWEDAEGFAPTEYRLVSPEAKQRWAAAMEGQAFARGETYGFRYNDYYAAQLRMRGCLAGTDFACAVASADGHRRLVEKF
- a CDS encoding GNAT family N-acetyltransferase, coding for MDTIVAAWNESLRPDPVDREWFVEYVLLDENFDPAGLCVAEADGELLGCAYAVRRLTPASGTDLQPELGWIPFVFVVPQAQRSGVGRALLRKALDFLHAAGRTTVDFGCYTPNYFVPGLDAEAYPAGLAFLRAAGFAVRGAPVAMDRSLVGYVMPDEVADLRRIRTAEGFRFGHPEAGDIPDLLAFAGRGFAPDWAEAIRASLLRGDLGFGLRRIHLAWRREEIVGFAMHAAYRGIPDRFGPFGVAGDLRGTGLGKILLHQTLTAMRAEGLHSAWFLWTGEESPAGRLYKQAGFAVTRRFQLMRHVL